The genomic interval GTCATCGAGCAATACATTAGCAGCCTTGACATCTCTATGAATGATCTTGGGATCACATTGTTCATGCAAGTAGAGTAAGCCTCTTCCAGCACCCAAAGCTATTCGTTTTCTGATACTCCAATCTAATGCTGGTTTTGCTGCagaagaagattttttttttaaaataaaaaatgaaggtACAAAATCAGTCACACATCCTTTTTGCCTAATTGCATCGAACAATCAATaaggatatatatattttttcacatTGTAGAACTAGTTGCTTTATTGTGGCTTTGATGCATAAACTTTCATTCATCAAGATGACTTAAATTCTCACCTTTGAGCCGAGAAGCTACACTTCCATTCGACATATACGGGTAAACCAGAAGCCTTTCGGTGTCAGTCATGCATATTCCATACAGCCTAAGAAGGTGTCGGTGCACAGCCAAGCTTATCATTTTAACTTCAGTTCTGAATTGGATCTCTCCACCCATGGCATTTCCATCGTTTAACCTTTTAACAGCTACTAAAGTCCCATCTTGTAGTTGCCCCTTGTAGACGTTTCCGAAACCGCCTTTTCCGAGCAAGTTTTTGTCGCTGAAATTGTTCGTTGCAACTTGAAGTTCCCTTAAGTGAAACCGTCTCAAATTACCAAGGcagacttcttccttttcttggtCTGAGAAAAAGATATCAACGAAGATGTGAGATTGGGCAATGGCACAGACATGGCTAAATTTCATGTTGGATATGATTACCATTTGCATTCAAGAACATTTGTCGATTAAGCTTTCGACTGCACCAAATAAATAGTCCCAATGTGATGCTAACAACGACAATGGTCCCAAGGCAGGAAGCAACGACAATCACTACTTTGTGCCTTTTTGGTTTTTGTGAAATTGGAACACCTTAAATATACAAGAAGAACAAATGTCAGGATTAAAGTAGGATGAAGTATCTTGTGAATGATACTTCTTTGTGATTGCGGATGAATGATCACAATATTTATCTTGAATTGTGTATACCTTGAGAAATATTAGTGTAAAAGGTTCTTGGCACAGGAATCGTCGAATAGCATTTTTGCTCTAGGTGAGTAGGACAGATTAAGGGATTGCCAACAATGCTGCAGAAACAAAAAGCATATAATAAAATGGGAAACATTGTAGCTTAACATGTTTGATTCTGTCAATCCAAAGGCAAAACAAGTGTTCTACTTTAAATAAACTATCGACAGTGTCTTGATGGCGAACAATAGTGGATAATACTTACTTGAATGCTCTCTCTGGGAAATTTGGCACACGGCCACTCAAGTTGTTGTAAGACAAGTCCCTGTAAGTATAAAGTTACATACATCGATCAAATGATCAACCAGATCAAAAGGAAAAGCGAGTAGACTGCCAATAAGCTTACATGAATGTGAGTTGAGTGAGATTGAGCAAAGATTGAGGAAGTGCCCCTGAAAGACTGTTGTTGTTGAACCTCCTGCTCGGTCACCAAATCAATAACAAAAAGAAGGGTTAGCATATTTGTCTTATCATATCATATTagcttgttagatcataagaacATAAATTGAAACCAGTTAGTTTATCAGTTTGATTTAAGCTTTTGGAACTATGACAACCTGATTATGCACTCGCATGATTGATATTTCAACTAACAATGTCATAATCTCTAGATCTTGTTACTCCATTAAGTTCGTTGCAAGGTTATATCACTAGTAATCTCGAGATCACATAACTCATTTTTTCATCACATTAGCCCGGTATTTCATCACAAAATCATCGTAATTAGTTTAATGTCAGTAAAAAAAGTCCATTCCTAACTACTTAAGCTTTCGGAATTCTTGATTTAACTTGTGAGATTATAAATATAGGACAAGTCCATTcctaattacttttttttttctgaattgtAACAACTAAGATCAAATTTCAACCAAGAAACAAAAGTTTTGTAACTTACAAGTACATAAGGTCTTTCAAATTACCCAATGAAGCAGGGATTTCACCGGAAAAGTCGTTGTCGGAGAGATCCAACGTGTGAAGCTTGGAGAGCTTGCCGATCTCTGCAGGTATCTCTCCTGAGATGCTATTGTTCTGCAGCAGCCTGCAAACGCATCAAGTTCAGAAGAAAGGAGACTTAACTGATCGAAAGGTGGCAAAATTAGCCATTAAAAGCTTACACAAACTCAAGATTTGTCAAGTTTCCTATGCTTGGAGACAGTGTACCAGACAGATTTTGACCTGGTGTTCCTCTGCAAAAGATTTTCAAGtaaagaacaactacaagaaacTACTTAGAAAGAAGGGGGAAAAAATAGATTAGAAGAACAGAAACTGGATAAGCACAAGCAATAATTTCAAGAAATGGTTGTAAAATTGCTCTTTATTTCTTACAGTCCGATGACCAGGTTCTCAGGTGAGCAGTTGATCATAGTCCAGCTGCATGGATCAACAGAGTTAAGGTCCCAGTTCTCAAGAACTTCGTGAGGATCCTCAAGGGAATCTTTTATGAACATGAGAGCTTGCACTGAAACACATACCGAGAAGATTTACAGAAAGAAGATTAAATAGGGAAGAAATATATCTCTAGACACATACCTTCAAAGTTGACACCTTTGGCCGAgagagcagcagcagcagcagcccaAGAGCAGAAGAAGAATACCCCAAAGGCCAAACCCTGGCACTCATTTGCCCCCATTGAGCTCACGGAGTCCACCAAGAACAGATGATAAGAGCTCGGCAGGGTTTTCATGGAGATCAGATGATTGATGGGGTGAAACTGGCAGCTTTATGGCATGCATGCGTTATGTCAGTCGCCATGACAACCAAGAACAAACAAGATGAGGGCGTAGGGTGTAGAAATTTGCGCAGGTTTTGGAATATTTGAAGGATGAATGATGCTCAACAAGAATCAAACTCAGTGTTTTGGGAACAGTACtattgagaatttttgggcacgTTAAAGAATAACAATATTGGGAGTTTCTGCGAATATTGTTTgaacaaattcttaaaaaaaggTGAGCTGATGTTCTTCTTCATCTACTTAATGCAATCCGTCAAAGATGCCTCGGTTCACAAGTGCACAATGTGATTACTGCCATAAGCATCAGATTCAAGCTTTTCAATAATTAAACAAAGACTAAGAACAGTAGACTATCTTTTTATTAAAGCTTTGATAAGAACATTTTAAATTTTGGCTCGAGAATCCACCATGCATACCTTCTTCTCTAGGCTTTAGGTTTGGCCAAACTTGATTCGAGACACAAAAATTCGCAGTTGGCTAGGGACTAAATTGTGCTTGTGTAGTTGTGTATAGGGGGGAGAGCACAGACAGATGTTTGTTGGATTGTCTTGTCTTTTATGtcctttttaattaaaaaaaacaataggTACGTTGCAGTAATATAATAACAATGAATTGCAGAACCTAAGGATGAATGGTGTGGCGAAAAGCAAaagagtaattttttttaatgtaaatgactaatcaataaattaatttttgtgatattttttttttacaggaGAGGCCCTTCCTTTAATATACTGACAAGTCAGGTAGTCTCACAGAGTACACTGTAGAAGCAGCAGGCTCACAGTGATCAAATGAGCATTCAAAAGCAAAAGCTGCCACATCACTTCAATCACATTCAACATTTGAAAATGTCAAAAATAAATATTGATATATATAACATCTTTATTATTTCTCCAAAGAATCATTATAATCAACAACAATCAATTGCAGAAGAGAATATACATTTAAAAGCTTTCACAAGGGGTGGACTCAAACAGGAGCATTCTTGAAGCTACATCGTAGATTATGTGCATATTTTGTTGTTGGTAGTTGCCGATGATGGTCAATTTGTCTCCGTTTTGCCCTGGTCGCATAACTAAGCAATAGGCTCTCGTTCTTTTATCGGTGAACATGTAGTTCATCTGCGGCATCCTCATGTCGGCGCCGTTGTCGAAGTGGAAGACCATGTCCGGCAACGGCGGCGGCGGCCATGACGACAAACCAAAGCAGAGGTCAAGGCCAACAGTCTTCGACATATCTTTCACCCGAAGTCCCACGAGAGACTGCAGCTCCTTCTTGATCACGTCGAACGCCGACTGCGGCAGCTGCGTCTGCCCGCTGCCGGAGTCAACGACCACTCCTGTAGATTCTTCTTTGCTATACTCAAAGACGGACGCCGGAATGGGCAGGAGGTTCACGCCGATGGAAATACCTCTCATGGCGACGTAGTACTGGTCGGTGGCATTCAGAAAAGGCGTCGATTGCACTTCGCCGGAACTCGCCTTCTTCGCGCTCGCTAAATCGCCGAGGATAAGGTGGCTTTTGCTCGAGCTTTTGAACGGAGTGAGACAATAAGAAAACCTTCCCAAATTAAGCTGAGAAACCAACGAGAGTTTTCCTTGGCCGAGGCCGACGACGCCGGAGGCGCCTGAGAAAGTGCCCTTGACAAGTCTGTTGCAGCCGAAAGTCAAGTTGACCGTCGGTGACTCAGCGCCGAGCGAAAACGTCTCTGTCGCCAAGAATCCGTTGATCATCGCCGAcccataaacataaacatattcACATTTTGGCACGCTGACGGACTTGAGTGGCTGGTAATCATACAGAGGACTGGAGCAGGGGAGCTTGGAGAAGGTGGAGGATTTCGACGGGTCATAAATGCCTATGCCTTTCTCATCGCATTGCTCACTGCAGGGGCGACACTTGGCCCAGACGACCTCACTTCCGGTGTCGAGGACGCCGGTCACGGGGAGCTTTGGAGTCCCTATGGAGTATTCTATGAAGTAGTCGAACATGGAAGCTTTGACAGGAACATTGAAGGATGCAGAGGGGTTATTTGCTAGCCTAGATTCGAGAACTTTTCGACGATGGAGACTCCGTTGCACGAGGTGATGAATGCGGCCAGTCGAGCTAAAGGGTTTCCCGGAGTCGACGTGGGTCAACCGGAGATGAAAGCCGGCGGTATGAGCAGCAAAGATTGAGGGAAGAGAGGAGGACAATGCAAGCAGTGTAAACAAGAACAAGTGTGCCATCTTTGTTTTTTATGCTATTGAAGATTGCAATGTGGTGAGGTATACGTTAGCATGCTTTTATATgcgaagaaagaaaataaaaatagactTCCAACAAATTGTTATAAGGATTTGTTATATATAGATTTACATTGATGGATGCACATAAGAGAGGTTTGGGTGTTTAGTTTATTATTCCACGCTAAATTTAGATATCCATTAATTAGTTGGTTATATTATACGTTGAGCTAACTAATTAGGCTTAAACTTCTCTTCAGTTGATACAGACGCCCCCAAAATGTAAAATaatataattcaattaattaatttataaaataagataaaatatatcATTCAAATCTAATAATAAATTAGAATTTAATAGATAATTTAAGAGTAATGATATGCATAGTAAAAAAGAAAAAGTTGGATAGACACATGATCCATCACTTTATGTTTTTATCTCGGAGGTTTTCAAATTTGGTTTTCTGTACATATCATTTTTCATAATTTAAATAAAGTTACTGTAAAATCTTTTTTTCCCTAAATTAGCCCTTGTTTTTAAATTTGGGGCTCCTATTAATTGGATATATTTGTCTTGGCTTGACATTTAGTAAATGATATTCCGGTCGTTGTTCTTTGTTGTCCTCCTCCAGCGTCGgggtcttccttcttcttcttcttctttcctgcgTCCGTCCTCTGATCCAATGAAGGCGCGTAGCTTCATCCTCTGGCTACATGGGTTGGGCGACTCCGAACTGGCCAACAAGCCCATTCGGGCATTTTTCTCCGCTCCCGAGTTCAAGCTCTCTGATACGGCGCATGAAGGTAGGCCCAAggaaattagctaagtcaaaagtcaaggagacgtgacaatcaaaagtcaaagaaacgtgacagtcagaagtccaAGAGacatggcagtcagaagtcaagaggatgtgACGATCAACAGAAGAGGTGGGACCACCAATGGCTGCGAGTCGCATACCGCCAGGTCAGAActtacaggtcaggatatgcaGAACAGGCTTACAGGTTAGGATATACAGGTCATGACATACAGGTCAGTATATGCAGATCAGGCTTACAAGTTAGGacatacaggtcaggatatgtAGATCAAGCTTACAGGTTAGGATATACAGGTCAGAGTATgcagaacagacttactggttaGGACTTACAGGTCAAGATATGCAAAACAAGCTTACAGGTTAGGATATACAGATCAGGATATGCAGATCAGGCTTACAGGTCAGGACATACAGGTCAGGATATACAAGTCAGGATATGCTAGTCCAACAAGACCGGTCAGGGTTTCCTGGACGAGTCTCCTCGCATGCTGCTCAGTTATACCCAAGTTGAGTTCTCAGACGGCTGGTCATCAGGAGATTCTCCCTTCATACCAGGTCGGTAAGGCACTATACGACAACTAAATCAGGGAATCATAACCACCTGTCAAGGAATAACTGATGCATGTCAGTGGAATATGCTAATGGTCTGTAACTCACTGATAACGGAACTTTCCTCTAGCCTCTAAGAGGGTGTCACGCGttattcaccgccagacaaatcctgacacccATCATTCCCTGACACTTGCCAGGTTCTAGAAGTACGCcctatcatataaaaagggagggtctctcccttatgcaggtacgctcactcaacTTTCGCATCTGTTTTCTACTTTATGCCTTTCGTTTTATTGGACTtctgggaaaaagtacctgacttgaacgtcggagggcctgctccagggactttttccctggttcttggtctctaatgtttcatgtgcttgtctgagtgtgcgcaggaagTTCTCGCGTCGTCATCCCTGTCATCACCCCCTATCAGCGGTTCGCGAGAATCCCTCTCGAAGTACTATGCCAGCGTAGGGTCTTAGTCACCCTTAGTCAACGCCAGCGACAGCGTAAccgaccttcgtctgactcaAATTCCGAGCGGGATCACTCTCCAAGTGGTCCTTCCCGTCCGCCCCTCGCTCTTCCGTCTCCTGCAACTGTACCATCCCTTCTATGCTCCTTTATTCCTTTCGTTTATAAAGATAACGGAAAGGGGCAAGGCTTCATGCAATTGGAGTAACTTTGTTATCGGTTTCCGCTTCTGATCTGCATCGGTATTATGCCATAAGTTCACCACTGAATTCCCGTGTCGTTTCGACAAGGAAAAACACACTTTTTTTTTATGCAAAATGTAGCATTTCTCCCTATTTTTGTGCAAAATTAGGATGCTTTCTGATCATGTGTTTATGGTTTGGAAGGGGTAGTAGTTGTGTTTGGTCAATAGAAACCTGTTAAGTGAAGTTTGATCTATATGCATGCATCAAAGGAACGATCTTTCATTTCATACTTGTAGTATTTGTACTAGGAGAATAAATTTTCGCCTGAGTAGTGTTTTCTTACTTTGCAGATGGTGGTGTAATGCCTTCCTGGTTTAACATTAATTTATGAGATACATGTGACTTCTGTAAGTGTTTCTTTAACTAATTCACATTTTAATCCTTGTTCAATGCTAATGCTAGTCATTGCTACTTGTATTCCTGTAAAATAGCTGTTCATTGTCATCCATTCCAATATCTTGTTTGCCACCCATCAATCCTGAGAATCCCATAATCTAAATTTTAAGCAGTTGGACATTTTCCTAACCATCCTACTTTAACAATTTATAATAACTTGATAATGGAAGCTGATTAGGGTGATTAACTTTTTACAGGCGCCTTGACATTGGCAAGTGTATTGTTTTATCACCGTATTCCTGGGCGCCCGCAGTGAGTGACCATAGGCGCTTCTCACATTGTTTAAAACGTTGTTTTTTTTAAAGTTCCTTGTTATACCAATAAGCTTTTATCTTTAGGGTATTTTGGTTTAAATTATCATGTATAATCATTATCTGTAATCACATACCAAAGgttatgatgaataaaatataacttaatattatttaattcaacTCTAGGTAATGCTAtgacctaatttaatatttactGTATTACCCGTGGTTCAATCCTAAATCCCTTTGCCACTAAATCAATTtgatatttgattatttttttaaaaaaaataaattaataataataataatagattgataatatatataataaataaatatattgcaTAACGAAGTAAATATTCAAGCAACCACCTCATACATGCTTATGCTTTTTCACTATCAAAACTCAGATGCTCCAATATCCACTCCAATTTGATATCCAATCAATCTACATAAATAAGAAACTTATTAAGGAACTTAAGTATCAcaatgtaatttttttaaaaaaacaagtcTCTTTGACTGACTGCAGATTTACTTAAACTTAGCTGATATTAAATGCATTTATTTACTAACATCCAAATAAAACAACTGAGATACCTATCCTTGCGTATGCGTCATAAGTAAGTCTATTTTGAAACTACAATCCGTTCATTCTTAGAGCACCTGCAACGCGGCGTTAAACGCCGCGTTATAACGCTACTGTACGTTAACGCCGCGTTGCAGCATGCCAACATGGCGTTCAACAGCTTAAACGCGTTCAAGTGTTTGTGGGGTGGGCCAGGGCGGGCCCACCCcatgttcaaaattatttttttttattttttttattaacggTACATGCAACggttttttttaagttgttaacttttttttttgtttttttaccaACGACAGATGCAATGCAACaacttttttttaatataagtttttaaataatgattttttaaaataacagctttatatttttaaattaaaaattaaataacggCTAGTTATTTAACGGTTACTTTTTAACGGCTAGTTTGAAACTTGGGCTGTAAATGAAcaaagcgttcgtgaacaagcttggtgttcggtttggtaagagcttgtttatgttcgttcaatatacataggattaattaaacaaacaagcttgaacagctcgttaagctaaacaaacaagcttgaacacatatgtgttcagatcgttaacgttcgtgaacaacgttcgtgaacaatgttcgtgaacaatgttcgtgaacaacgttcgtgaacaatgttcacgaaccatatttattaataaaactcttttcaatatcctaaataaataattaaataaaataaaataaataaataaatttaaattatcaatcttaataaccaatcaaacaattaaaagtttcaaataatcaaacaagcttgaattgagagcttgataacatctaaacgaaccaagctcaagtcaagctcaaaccaagctcaaaccaagctcaagccaagctcaaaccaagctcaaaccaagctcaagccaagcttgaattgagagcttgataacatctaaacgaaccaagctcaagccaagcttcaaacaagctcaagctcataaaaaataaaccaagtcaagcttgaacactcatttcaaaagcttggttcattttaagctcggctcggctcggttatcttatcaaacaagcttgaacaccccaaaactcggctcagctcggcttgtttacagccctatttGAAACCCGTTGCAAACTAGGCGTTACAAACTTACCGTTACAAATTAGCCGTTGCAACGCGACGTTGCATACTCGTCATTGCAAACTAGCCGTTGCATgagaaaaacaatatatatagacCATCATCCCATTTCTCAAACACATATACTAAAACGTGTTTTCTCCAAAAATGTCTCATTCTACAGGCAGCTTTAGCTCAAGTTCCAGCTCGACAAGCGAAGACGAAGTCTATGTTGAAATCGATGAGCAAGCTTATGATCCGGGTGAAGAACTGATGTTATTGGTTCTTCAACAACACCAACAACTTATGGAAGTATATCAGAGGAGGGACACGCGCAGAAGAAGGTTCGTTCAAAGAAATCGTGAAGCCGGGCATGAGAGACTTGTCAATGATTATTTCTCTATAACCCCGGTATATCACGATGAAATATTTCGAAGACGATTTCGAATGTGAAGAGAGTTATTCCTTCGCATAGTGAATGCATTAGAGAATCATTCAGCATTTTTTCAACAAAGGGACGATGATGTACGAAGAAAAGGGTTGTCACCACTACAAAAATGAACCGCTGCGATTCGTCAACTGGCTTATGGAGTCCCCGCCGATCATCTTGACGAGTACCTACGTATGGGTGAATCAACTGCCATCATGTGCCTTTTCAAGTTCTACGAATACATTGTTGAAATATTTGGTGATAGGTACTTGAGAAGGCTAAATGCTGATGATGTTCAACGTcttcttcaaatgcatgatgAAAGACATGGTTTTTCTGGCATGTTAGGTAGCCTTGATTGTATGCACTGGAAATGGAAAAATTGTCCAGTTGCTTGGAAAGGTCAATTTACAAGGGGACATGGGTCACCAACAATCGTACTTGAAGCGGTCGTGTCTCATGACTTGTGGATATGACATGCATTTTTTGGGGTCGCCGGTTCACGTAACGATATTAACGTGTTATATGAATCTCCCATATTCAACAACGTCTTGCAAGGAAATATGTCGGAGATTAATGTCACGGTGAACGACACTACATATACGAAGGGCTATTATCTAACAGATGGAACATATCCCGAGTGGGCTACATTTGTTAAGGCTTTTCCTTGTCCGGAGGATCCCAAGAGAAAGTTGTTTAAGGAAAGACAGGAGTCTGCAAGAAAAGATGTTGAACGGGCATTTGGGGTGCTCCAATC from Zingiber officinale cultivar Zhangliang chromosome 6B, Zo_v1.1, whole genome shotgun sequence carries:
- the LOC121989703 gene encoding protein NSP-INTERACTING KINASE 1-like — protein: MKTLPSSYHLFLVDSVSSMGANECQGLAFGVFFFCSWAAAAAALSAKGVNFEVQALMFIKDSLEDPHEVLENWDLNSVDPCSWTMINCSPENLVIGLGTPGQNLSGTLSPSIGNLTNLEFVLLQNNSISGEIPAEIGKLSKLHTLDLSDNDFSGEIPASLGNLKDLMYLRFNNNSLSGALPQSLLNLTQLTFMDLSYNNLSGRVPNFPERAFNIVGNPLICPTHLEQKCYSTIPVPRTFYTNISQGVPISQKPKRHKVVIVVASCLGTIVVVSITLGLFIWCSRKLNRQMFLNANDQEKEEVCLGNLRRFHLRELQVATNNFSDKNLLGKGGFGNVYKGQLQDGTLVAVKRLNDGNAMGGEIQFRTEVKMISLAVHRHLLRLYGICMTDTERLLVYPYMSNGSVASRLKAKPALDWSIRKRIALGAGRGLLYLHEQCDPKIIHRDVKAANVLLDDYCEAVVGDFGLAKLLDHKDTHITTAVRGTVGHIAPEYLSTGQSSEKTDVFGFGILLLELITGSRALGFGKAVKPKGAMLDWVKKMHEEKRLNALVDEELRNYDRIELEEMVQVALLCTQYLPGHRPKMSEVVRMLEGDGLAERWEASQRAEVHKLKASECSLERFSDLTDDLLVEAMELSGPR
- the LOC121991601 gene encoding uncharacterized protein LOC121991601; translation: MGESTAIMCLFKFYEYIVEIFGDRYLRRLNADDVQRLLQMHDERHGFSGMLGSLDCMHWKWKNCPVAWKGNMSEINVTVNDTTYTKGYYLTDGTYPEWATFVKAFPCPEDPKRKLFKERQESARKDVERAFGVLQSRWAIIRGSARYWYRKKLKQIMLACIILHNMIVEDEGGHVTNWYNEEGDEPAQPIHGSNRGFQDYLRTNSELRDTQVHHQLRADLVEHIWGQYNNNP
- the LOC121991600 gene encoding aspartic proteinase nepenthesin-1-like; this translates as MAHLFLFTLLALSSSLPSIFAAHTAGFHLRLTHVDSGKPFSSTGRIHHLVQRSLHRRKVLESRLANNPSASFNVPVKASMFDYFIEYSIGTPKLPVTGVLDTGSEVVWAKCRPCSEQCDEKGIGIYDPSKSSTFSKLPCSSPLYDYQPLKSVSVPKCEYVYVYGSAMINGFLATETFSLGAESPTVNLTFGCNRLVKGTFSGASGVVGLGQGKLSLVSQLNLGRFSYCLTPFKSSSKSHLILGDLASAKKASSGEVQSTPFLNATDQYYVAMRGISIGVNLLPIPASVFEYSKEESTGVVVDSGSGQTQLPQSAFDVIKKELQSLVGLRVKDMSKTVGLDLCFGLSSWPPPPLPDMVFHFDNGADMRMPQMNYMFTDKRTRAYCLVMRPGQNGDKLTIIGNYQQQNMHIIYDVASRMLLFESTPCESF